A region of the Perca flavescens isolate YP-PL-M2 chromosome 15, PFLA_1.0, whole genome shotgun sequence genome:
gccgtggagagtaactatgcctgtagtggaatggcttcgaatgacgaccaaacacgcttgtcttttactgtgaccatttgcTGTTCaatgttgcagttttacaaaccagaaagtgagcaacttagcttgacggagATGTTTGCATCTATGGTCTCACGTTCATCTCAACacaagctagcaagagtacacaacagacaacttccgtgtaggctacttcaaaataaaagcacttcctgtgacggttcgcagtaaaactaaattactgttaaataaggttgtggaccttttcacatatcagctgtaaatcaagtactgtaattaatgtatagtgagttttaatcacactataattgaccctttcctttagactgttttaaactaaacaacatgaatttcttattcaagtgctttaaacaaacattttacaacaatgtacTTCAAcacaactgtaaggtacttttaattgagtattttcattgtcccctacttgcctattgtacgttttacttatctatttttatagctttaatTACTTTGCATATCcgtattaattatacaaaatattatgaataatctataatattagtattaaagtggataaagaggagactttattgatccggtgatgaaattcacaagctagttgccaagtcaaacttccgctgttattttggcgaaagtaactcaaaagtaatgcaaaagtagtgtaacgcattacaattcagagacagtaatattgtaatataactaattactctcaaatgacagtaactagtaatctataatgtattacattttggaagtaacttgcccaacactggatATCAAACTATATTAACCCCTACACCATGTAGTCtgatgcattttaaaatataggctatatataattTGTGAATAGCTCCCTTTTATTTGGCGGTGGGCTGAACATTGGAAACAAAAAGGTTTATTGTTTATATGTTGGTAATATGTCTACTTGACGCTAGGTGGGGTTGACAGTTGACTATTAGGATTCATTCTATATTTAGAGCGTTAACCGCCATCTTGTGGTCACCGTGAGGAACTGCAACAACACATTAAAACATCAAGCAAGAGTCAATGCTGGTTAAACGCTGgttctcgctttgccagaccatcctccaaaGTGCGCTGAAGGTACTACAGAAACATACTTTCGGTAAATACTTTCAAAATTAAttgtaatttttactttttaatttaaaatttaaattttacGATTCTTAACGAGTACTGTGATAAGAGTATTCATACGAATCATAATGTAAATGCATATAATAGGCTTTTAATCAAACCCCCGTCAACGCATATGATGAATAGATTTATGGATGaattacaatttttttgtttatttacttattatACTTATATGTATTGCAATACTCTGGACCGTATGCCTATTGTGACTTtattaaagtgacattttttagtaataataataataataataataataataataataataatctgtttTCCTTCTCTAATCATTAACCAATTCTGAGGCATCTACGCACATGTGGGAGTGCATaatattatacatccatggtgcaCTTGCTGTAGTTTAAAGTTTAACCCAAAACATAACAGTATAGCCATAATATGTGTGACGTGGTACAGTTGTCACAGGAGTCGTTGTCACTTGaagaactacaactcccacacACTGACTCGGCCTATGTGACCCATTTAGGTAATCGCTGGGCTTATGTAGCAGTCTGTCCCGCTGTGACTTGGTCGTATCCCCCTCTTTGAAAGCTGCagtaacgttaggttatagacCCGCTGGTGTAGTACATCTTTATTTCCCAAATCTGCTGGTGTGGAGGACGCGCTGCTCGATCTACAGGTTGGTAGACTACAACACCACCTAGAATCAGAACAACAGGCCTCTGAGTCTGGACTTTGATGAGGTTAACTCGCCCTGTAGGGGCTTAATAGTGTCTGCAATTCTCAGTCTAGAGTGAccttattgtatattttatcCCTGTTGTGTCACTGTAATTTGGATGATAAAGCCTACAGTGATGGGAAGTAACTATTACTGAAGTGCTTTGCTTGACCATAATGTTAAGGGCGAATATGAATGCAGGTATCATCATTGTGTGGTATAAAATGCAATGTATTCTACTATACTGTATTTCAGAGAAAAATATTGCAATTACAAATGACAACTTAACTCCACCCTTGAGGAAACAAGTAATggccataaataaataaaaatacattatgaATGCAGGACATAGAGAATTATTTTTCTattcaattaaaataaattcagCATTAATGCTTAGACCAGCAAGCAtccatgtactgtaaatatgtgaAATCCTCCTTAAAGTATCAACATTCAATCACACAATGATTGGGCTGGGACTGGATTTCCaaaattcattattttgttATCATGTTGTGCATCTCGAGACTCTTCACATACATatactcactcactcaattTTTTATGCTACCTCTTTTAGTTTGCTTTTAATGTTCTCTCttgttatatactgtattgtgtTATTCTGAATATGTGTCGGACCACATGAAAAATAGgtagctaatggggatcctaataaactaaactaaaactaaactcaCTGTGTCTACTGATAAACACTTAGCTTGCTGCTGTAGGCGGTCAAAAATTCCAGGATACATAAATCAGATTAGAGCCAATAATCTTTGAAGAAATACCACACTTCTCACATCCAGTGACTTCCTTTGTTGAGTTTTGGAAGAATTGTTTAAAGCAAAAACTCAACCTTGAACCCTGTCACTGGTCAGTATTCCTATTTATGTGTGGTAAATCAACAGCATCAAGTTTAAACATTTGGATTTGATATCAGCTCACAGAGGAACAAAGGCTTCTTAGAAGACTTAATATTTTGTGCCAGCATTCAGTGATCATACAAGGAAATATAGACGATAAAGAGATAAAAGAGAGATGCTAATCACTCCACTTACAGTAATGCCATTATATCATAATCCAATGCAGCTGAAAGATTTGTTGCATTTTGAGCATACAATGCTTGTGCTTTTTTGTAATCACTGTCTTACATACATTTTCATGCACATTCTGTAGGGATTTTTAAATAGCAttcaaggcaaaaaaaaagaaaaaaaaattacatagaTGTACACATTAGGGAAAAAAGGGGAATTACAACACTTAATCACAAAATACCATCTATATTGAACAGAATGGTGATGGCAATGACATAATATTAGAAGGATTTTcctttatttacatttcttacATAATTTTTTGACTGAGCAGCCAGGATCCTCCTGAGGtttgaggtcagaggtcaaagaGCCATGGGAACCAGGAGAGTGCTGGTGACTGGGTGCTCCTCTGGTATCGGCTTGGCTGTGGCTGCACGGCTGGCTAAGGATGAACTCAGACGGTTTAAAGGTCAGCCATTCACTCTCCTCAACCAAAAAAGAGTAGATGATAGAAATAACTGCAGCTACTTACAGCCAGTGTATTGATTGTTTATCTGAGGCAGTGGTTGCCACAATGAGGGATCTTAGGAAACGGAGGCCCTTGGAGAAAGCAGCAGGTGACTCCTTAAACAAAACCCTGGAAATCAAACAGTTAGATGCCTGTTGTGAAGCCTCCATCAGAGAGTGTGTCAACAGCCTGCCGGACAGACGGGTGGATGTTCTTGGTCTGTCTCCTCTCATTCACATTCTcatagacatttttttaaagtgaatttAAGATCTCTCTACAAGCATATAATGACATAGGATACTCCGCTGTTACAGTGAACAATGCTGGTGTTGGCATGATTGGACCACTGGAGTGCCAAAGTATCGACGCCATGAAGAATCTCTTTGACACAAACTTCTTTGGCCTGGCTAGGCTGGTGAAAGAGTTGCTGCCCGACATGAAGCGGAGGCAGAGCGGCCATATTGTGGTGATGAGCAGCGTCATGGGAATACAGGGTGCGTTTGTTTATGTCAGTGACATTGCAGAAGAAGAGAGGTAAGCGGTTGCTAACAGGTGTTCTTATGTTTCTACACAGGGCTTCTGTTCAATGACGTCTACTCTGCCTCCAAATTTGCTGTGGAAGGATTTTGTGAAAGTCTGGCAGTGCAAGCAATGAAGTTTAACATCAAGTGATTACATGTCCTGAAAAACTATATCAGCTTTAACAACTCAAAGCAGCCTCCCCACAACTAAAACTTAATGTATCAGTAAGCACACAATGGCACGACTTGTTGACTGTAATGTAACAGTGATCCTATATCTTTTTGATATCTCTGTCACAAGGACGACTCTAGTGGAACCTGGCCCTGTGGTGACAGAGTTTGAAAGGAAAGTGTATGAGGATGCTGAGAAGATGGATCTTTCAGGGACAGACGAGGACACCGCCAAAATCTTCCGTGAAGTTTACCTACCATACTCTAAAAAGATCTTCTCCTCATTAGGCCAGACACCAGAGGAAGTGGCTGAGGCAAGTGATGACAATTATGTTTCCATTTGAGTACAGTAAAAGGTCAATAAGAATAATAATGAtggttaataataaaaaaataaataaaaaaagaataattataATGGTTTTGCCAGTGGAAATGAATAATGAGGAAGCCgccttttgtttgtatttttcagCAAACCGTTAAAGTGATCACAGCCAAGGAGCCTCCTCTGCGCCACCAGACCAACCGCCTATACATGCCCATGACTGCACTGAAGCACGCAGATCCGACTGGTC
Encoded here:
- the LOC114568927 gene encoding retinol dehydrogenase 8, with translation MGTRRVLVTGCSSGIGLAVAARLAKDELRRFKVVATMRDLRKRRPLEKAAGDSLNKTLEIKQLDACCEASIRECVNSLPDRRVDVLVNNAGVGMIGPLECQSIDAMKNLFDTNFFGLARLVKELLPDMKRRQSGHIVVMSSVMGIQGLLFNDVYSASKFAVEGFCESLAVQAMKFNIKTTLVEPGPVVTEFERKVYEDAEKMDLSGTDEDTAKIFREVYLPYSKKIFSSLGQTPEEVAEQTVKVITAKEPPLRHQTNRLYMPMTALKHADPTGRLPLDTFYKMIFKHDSVFNATLGVLRMLQRSTGKK